From the genome of Deinococcus apachensis DSM 19763, one region includes:
- a CDS encoding LacI family DNA-binding transcriptional regulator, translating to MIRPTIDDIARASGVSKGTVSRVINGHANVAALTRERVQEVMSRLGYAPDPAAQHLSWRTGHTLGLSLASDDPLLSPYHVLFREAVERHTAPLGVQPVFLRGDLREVRRLPSAVLVLHAVEDDPRLNFLRERHVPAVLIGHQPGFCWVAPDDEGGAHLATSELLQAGHRRLAYLGRGPSQVARDRERGFLRAAHTAGAEVTVLEADFTVLSGYRAVRRAWESGVRFTGCFAQSDESAVGAVAALEDLGLRVPRDVSVVGFDGLPELPLPLRLTTVAQDIPRLVRTALDLMQEAMSGQPPRGEFVPVHLVPGATVSSASGASSPGGMP from the coding sequence ATGATTAGGCCCACCATCGATGACATCGCCCGGGCCTCGGGGGTGAGCAAGGGGACGGTCAGCCGCGTGATCAACGGGCACGCCAACGTCGCCGCGCTCACCCGCGAGCGGGTGCAGGAGGTGATGAGCCGCCTGGGCTACGCGCCCGACCCCGCTGCCCAGCACCTGAGCTGGCGCACGGGGCATACGCTGGGCCTGTCTCTCGCCTCCGACGACCCCCTGCTCAGCCCGTACCACGTGCTGTTCCGGGAGGCTGTGGAACGCCACACCGCGCCCCTGGGCGTGCAGCCCGTCTTCCTGCGGGGGGACCTGCGCGAGGTGCGGCGGCTCCCCAGCGCCGTGCTCGTGCTGCACGCCGTCGAGGATGACCCCCGGTTGAACTTCCTGCGCGAGCGCCACGTCCCCGCCGTCCTGATCGGCCACCAGCCCGGCTTCTGCTGGGTCGCCCCGGACGACGAGGGTGGCGCGCACCTCGCCACGAGTGAACTGCTGCAGGCGGGGCACCGCCGCCTCGCCTACCTGGGGCGGGGTCCCAGCCAGGTGGCGCGCGACCGCGAGCGGGGGTTCCTGCGCGCGGCCCACACCGCTGGGGCGGAGGTCACGGTCCTGGAGGCCGATTTCACCGTGCTGTCCGGCTACCGGGCGGTGCGGCGCGCCTGGGAGAGCGGCGTGCGCTTCACCGGCTGCTTCGCCCAGAGTGACGAAAGCGCGGTCGGTGCCGTCGCCGCGCTGGAGGACCTGGGCCTGCGGGTGCCGAGGGACGTGTCGGTCGTGGGCTTCGACGGCCTGCCCGAGCTGCCCCTCCCGCTGCGCCTCACCACCGTCGCGCAGGACATCCCGCGGCTCGTCCGCACCGCGCTCGACCTGATGCAGGAGGCCATGTCGGGGCAGCCGCCCCGTGGCGAATTCGTACCCGTCCACCTCGTTCCCGGCGCGACCGTCTCCAGCGCGAGCGGCGCGTCCTCCCCCGGAGGGATGCCATGA
- a CDS encoding carbohydrate kinase family protein: MTDRKPLVSLGDLAWDVLAKPDTMLLPGGDTTGRLELSGGGSAANLAVWARRAGYPATFVGKIGRDRFGELATAELRAEGVRAELTLSDEHPTGVILALIDRRGQRAMLTGQGADWELLPGELPGEVLRGGRHLHLTAWSLFRDPPRGAALAAARIAKEAGATLSLDPGSFQMIQQMGRENFLHVVDDIPFDVIFPNDDEARAMSGETDHGRALDWLRDRYPHALVVLKMDEEGALLEGPGQPRTHVPATPDTLIDATGAGDAFGGAFLAGWLTHGDAVRSARLAVQVGGWVVSRFGARPPADAELRARLKRFSPSEVGA; this comes from the coding sequence ATGACTGACCGCAAACCTCTCGTGTCGCTGGGTGACCTGGCCTGGGACGTGCTCGCCAAACCCGACACCATGCTGCTGCCGGGGGGCGACACGACCGGGCGGCTGGAACTGTCCGGAGGCGGCTCGGCGGCGAACCTGGCCGTGTGGGCGCGTCGGGCCGGATATCCCGCCACCTTCGTCGGCAAGATCGGCCGCGACCGCTTCGGGGAACTGGCGACCGCCGAGCTGCGGGCCGAGGGCGTGCGCGCCGAACTCACCCTGAGTGACGAACACCCGACCGGCGTGATCCTCGCCCTGATCGACCGCCGCGGCCAGCGCGCGATGCTGACCGGGCAGGGGGCCGACTGGGAACTGCTGCCGGGGGAACTGCCCGGCGAGGTGCTGCGGGGCGGGCGGCACCTGCACCTGACGGCCTGGAGCCTCTTCCGCGACCCGCCGCGGGGGGCGGCACTGGCGGCGGCGCGGATCGCCAAGGAGGCCGGGGCCACCCTCAGCCTCGACCCCGGGAGCTTTCAGATGATCCAGCAGATGGGCCGCGAGAACTTCCTGCACGTCGTGGACGACATCCCCTTCGACGTGATCTTTCCCAACGATGACGAGGCCCGCGCCATGAGCGGCGAGACCGACCACGGGCGGGCGCTGGACTGGCTGCGGGACCGCTACCCCCACGCGCTCGTCGTGCTCAAGATGGACGAGGAGGGCGCCCTACTGGAAGGCCCCGGGCAGCCCCGCACCCACGTCCCCGCCACCCCTGACACCCTGATCGACGCGACCGGGGCGGGGGACGCCTTCGGGGGCGCGTTCCTCGCCGGGTGGCTGACCCACGGGGACGCGGTGCGCTCGGCGCGGCTGGCGGTGCAGGTGGGCGGCTGGGTCGTCTCGCGCTTCGGGGCGCGGCCCCCCGCCGACGCGGAACTGCGCGCCCGGCTGAAGCGCTTCAGCCCCAGCGAGGTGGGGGCGTGA
- a CDS encoding DUF421 domain-containing protein, with product MSGADTVPFDWARMWLGDVPPLFLLEIVFRTAVIFLWLLLLLRFTGKRGLAQLSPLELAIVIGLGSAAGDPLFYPEVPLLHAMLALALVVGFQRLMAVLVIRNEQVETFIEGSPVELVRDGVISLRALDRASLSREDLFERLRAGGVRQLGEVQRAYFEQDGNLSVFRHKEDPPAGLPIVPPWDLEPPGKVPANTPHAGTVACLNCGHTLHAGGPLPPCPVCACDTWTPATTDPLGSGNSSPDPAQGGQERGPKFAGRGSG from the coding sequence TTGAGCGGCGCGGACACCGTGCCCTTCGACTGGGCGCGGATGTGGCTGGGGGACGTGCCGCCCCTCTTCCTGCTGGAGATCGTCTTTCGGACAGCCGTGATCTTCCTGTGGCTGCTGCTGCTGTTGCGGTTCACCGGCAAGCGCGGCCTGGCACAGCTCAGCCCCCTGGAACTCGCCATCGTGATTGGGCTGGGGTCGGCGGCGGGGGACCCGCTGTTCTACCCGGAGGTGCCGCTGCTGCACGCCATGCTGGCCCTCGCGCTCGTCGTGGGCTTTCAGCGGCTGATGGCGGTGCTGGTGATCCGCAACGAGCAGGTCGAGACCTTTATCGAGGGCTCGCCGGTCGAACTCGTCCGGGACGGTGTGATCTCCCTGCGGGCGCTGGACCGCGCCAGCCTCAGCCGCGAGGACCTCTTCGAGCGCCTGCGCGCCGGGGGTGTGCGTCAACTTGGCGAGGTGCAGCGCGCGTACTTCGAGCAGGACGGCAACCTCAGCGTCTTTCGCCATAAGGAAGACCCCCCGGCGGGCCTGCCCATCGTGCCGCCCTGGGACTTGGAGCCGCCCGGCAAGGTTCCGGCGAACACGCCTCACGCGGGCACGGTCGCCTGCCTGAATTGCGGCCATACGCTGCACGCCGGAGGCCCTCTGCCCCCCTGCCCGGTCTGCGCCTGCGACACCTGGACCCCCGCCACGACGGACCCGCTGGGGAGTGGGAACAGTTCTCCGGACCCCGCCCAGGGAGGCCAGGAGCGCGGACCGAAGTTCGCCGGGCGGGGGAGTGGGTGA
- a CDS encoding XdhC family protein, producing MNAAETRALLMALTTALTRGQGAALATVVGVRGSAYRREGTRMLVLDDGAQVCMLSGGCLEAEVVEVALEVIRSGIPALAHYDLSEDATWGLGIGCGGSVDVRVERVDPGDPVTAGWLAALGEGRAVALAVPLNGEGRVLVLPSGEVVGCLPEEPLYTFAVEAARTRLRMREPRAVTLAAPDGTPVFIDVNVPPPRLVIYGAGHDAVPLAAQAHALGYDLHVIDPRPAYLTPGRFPGATLHLLSPEELDRFTPGGRAHLIVMNHHLDRDRVCLAHALRSGAEYVGVLGPRSRAEDLLHALEAEGVTFTPEQLARLRSPIGLRLGAEAPEEVALSILAELMAWRRGYGGGFLSGHVGRIHDAQTHVAAPRNLHPERLLSPEE from the coding sequence GTGAACGCTGCCGAGACGCGCGCCCTGCTGATGGCGCTGACGACCGCCCTGACGCGCGGTCAGGGGGCGGCCCTCGCCACTGTCGTGGGCGTGCGGGGCAGCGCCTACCGCCGCGAGGGCACCCGCATGCTGGTCCTCGACGACGGCGCCCAGGTCTGCATGCTCTCGGGCGGCTGCCTGGAGGCCGAGGTGGTGGAGGTCGCGCTGGAGGTCATCCGCAGCGGCATTCCTGCCCTCGCCCACTACGACCTGTCGGAGGACGCGACCTGGGGCCTGGGAATCGGCTGCGGGGGGAGCGTGGACGTGCGGGTGGAGCGGGTGGATCCGGGGGACCCGGTGACTGCCGGATGGCTCGCCGCGTTGGGGGAGGGTCGGGCGGTGGCGCTCGCCGTGCCCCTGAACGGGGAAGGCCGGGTGCTCGTCCTGCCGAGTGGGGAGGTTGTCGGCTGTCTGCCGGAGGAGCCTCTGTACACCTTCGCGGTGGAGGCAGCCCGGACCCGCCTGAGGATGAGGGAACCGCGCGCCGTGACACTGGCGGCCCCGGACGGCACACCCGTCTTTATCGACGTGAACGTGCCCCCGCCGAGGCTCGTCATCTACGGGGCGGGCCACGACGCCGTGCCGCTGGCCGCGCAGGCGCACGCCCTGGGGTACGACCTCCACGTGATTGACCCACGCCCCGCCTACCTGACGCCCGGGCGCTTTCCGGGGGCTACGCTGCACCTCCTCTCCCCCGAGGAGCTGGACCGCTTCACGCCGGGCGGACGCGCCCACCTGATCGTGATGAACCACCATCTCGACCGGGACCGGGTGTGTCTGGCCCACGCCCTGCGTTCCGGAGCCGAGTACGTGGGCGTCCTGGGTCCCCGCTCCCGCGCCGAGGACCTGCTGCATGCCCTGGAGGCGGAGGGGGTCACCTTCACCCCGGAGCAGCTCGCCCGGCTGCGCTCCCCCATTGGCCTCCGTCTCGGCGCCGAGGCCCCGGAGGAGGTCGCCCTGTCCATCCTCGCGGAATTGATGGCGTGGCGGCGGGGGTACGGCGGCGGCTTCTTGAGCGGGCATGTGGGGCGCATCCATGACGCACAGACGCATGTGGCAGCGCCCCGCAACCTTCACCCCGAACGTCTGTTGTCCCCAGAAGAGTAA
- the mltG gene encoding endolytic transglycosylase MltG: MTRLGRRGPPWWVWFLLALLLLVLLAAGGAFLYLRSLTLPAGGQPYTLEVKPGDTLPAVARELEQQGIVKNARALRFIMDRNGTAGSLKEGLYDLNGDMNVYQVADKLAGPARIPTVSLTVPEGLRVKDIPPIFGKAGFDVAGVRAALNDASLSQYARGKQENLEGFVFPATYEFRVGEQPKEAVQEMVGRMEREFTPENVAKAKALKLGVRDWVILASMVQAEAANDGEMPIIAGVFLNRLRDGIALGSDPTVAYGLGKDLPDLDRPAGDFTKDTPYNTYTRMGLPAGPINNPGQAALLSVLSPKRELPDGRDALYFLHGLNGKIYVNHDYPAHLRDVARYR, translated from the coding sequence GTGACTCGGCTGGGTCGGCGGGGTCCCCCGTGGTGGGTGTGGTTCCTCCTCGCGCTCCTGCTGCTGGTGCTGCTGGCCGCTGGGGGGGCCTTCCTGTACCTCCGCAGCCTCACGCTGCCCGCCGGGGGCCAGCCCTACACGCTGGAGGTCAAGCCGGGGGACACCCTGCCCGCCGTAGCGCGTGAGTTGGAGCAGCAAGGCATCGTCAAAAACGCCCGCGCCCTGCGTTTTATCATGGACCGCAACGGCACGGCGGGCAGCCTCAAGGAGGGGCTGTACGACCTGAACGGCGACATGAACGTGTATCAGGTGGCCGACAAGCTGGCGGGACCGGCGCGCATCCCCACCGTGAGCCTGACTGTCCCCGAGGGGCTTCGCGTCAAGGACATCCCCCCCATCTTCGGGAAGGCGGGGTTCGACGTGGCGGGGGTCCGGGCCGCGCTGAACGACGCCAGCCTGAGCCAGTACGCGCGGGGCAAGCAGGAGAACCTGGAGGGCTTCGTCTTTCCCGCCACCTACGAGTTCCGGGTGGGCGAGCAGCCGAAAGAAGCCGTGCAGGAGATGGTGGGGCGCATGGAGCGGGAGTTCACGCCGGAGAACGTGGCGAAGGCGAAGGCCCTGAAACTCGGCGTACGCGACTGGGTGATCCTCGCCAGTATGGTGCAGGCGGAGGCGGCGAACGATGGGGAAATGCCGATCATCGCCGGGGTGTTCCTCAACCGCCTGCGCGACGGTATCGCGCTGGGCAGCGACCCTACCGTGGCCTACGGCCTGGGCAAGGACCTGCCCGACCTCGACCGCCCTGCCGGGGACTTCACCAAGGACACGCCCTACAACACCTACACCCGCATGGGCCTTCCCGCCGGTCCCATCAACAACCCCGGCCAGGCGGCGCTGCTGAGCGTCCTGAGCCCCAAGCGCGAGCTTCCCGATGGCCGGGACGCCCTGTACTTCCTGCACGGGTTGAACGGCAAAATCTACGTGAACCACGATTACCCGGCGCACCTGCGCGACGTGGCCCGCTACCGCTGA
- a CDS encoding adenine deaminase, which translates to MEAADAAGGRRERQRLVRVARGLEDGDLLVRGARVVQPATGEIFEADVLVAGGQVAALVGTGSGARAARTVEARGAFLAPGFMDAHVHIESSLLTPARFAAAVLPHGTTAVVAEPHEVVNVLGVRGLSWMLEAGRGSGLRVFASVPSCIPASEWEQGGAGLDAGEVGEALRLPGVLGLAEMMNYPGVLGGDPAVWEVLEAGRRGRMDGHASGVSGRDLQGYAAAGLHSDHEATTPEEARERLRAGLWLMVREGSAARNLEALLPVLRERPRRAMLVSDDVSVDELLELGHLDRLLRACVAGGLHPAEAVALVTCNPAEYWGLHDLGLVAPGYHADFVLLRDLEGFEVLETFVSGVEARRGQTTPPLSGGDVRLEPGWDAATFDVPAHWPVMAVRPDQITTGVGAPGTGDARLVVADRYGRGEVAACWTSGTGLTGGALAISVLHDAHHVAVLGGSDADVRVAGRALENLGGGVVVVAGGEVRASLPLPYAGLMSDLPPHEAAARLAEVTAAARALGCTLPYPVTTLSFLGLSVIPALKLTPRGLLDVTAWRLLPREPEPQPVAAGTGP; encoded by the coding sequence ATGGAAGCGGCAGACGCGGCGGGAGGGCGGCGGGAACGGCAGCGGCTGGTGCGGGTGGCGCGCGGTTTGGAGGACGGGGACCTGCTCGTGCGCGGCGCCCGGGTGGTGCAGCCTGCGACGGGCGAAATCTTCGAGGCCGATGTGCTGGTGGCCGGGGGCCAGGTCGCCGCACTCGTGGGAACCGGATCGGGCGCCCGGGCGGCGCGGACGGTGGAGGCGCGGGGGGCATTCCTCGCGCCCGGCTTCATGGACGCGCACGTACATATCGAGTCGAGCCTGCTGACGCCCGCCCGGTTCGCAGCGGCGGTGCTCCCCCACGGCACGACGGCGGTCGTCGCCGAGCCACACGAGGTCGTCAACGTCCTCGGTGTTCGCGGACTGAGCTGGATGCTGGAGGCAGGACGGGGGTCGGGCCTGCGGGTCTTCGCCTCGGTGCCCTCGTGCATACCCGCGAGCGAGTGGGAGCAGGGCGGGGCAGGGTTGGACGCGGGAGAGGTGGGGGAGGCCTTGCGCCTGCCCGGCGTGCTGGGCCTGGCCGAGATGATGAACTACCCGGGGGTGCTGGGTGGCGACCCCGCCGTGTGGGAGGTGCTGGAGGCTGGACGGCGGGGGCGGATGGACGGCCACGCCTCGGGCGTCTCAGGCCGCGATCTGCAAGGGTACGCGGCGGCGGGCCTGCACTCCGACCATGAGGCGACCACCCCGGAGGAGGCCCGCGAGCGGCTGCGCGCCGGGCTGTGGCTGATGGTGCGCGAGGGGTCGGCGGCCCGCAACCTGGAGGCCCTGCTGCCCGTGTTGCGTGAGCGCCCCCGCCGCGCCATGCTCGTCAGCGACGACGTGAGCGTGGACGAGTTGCTGGAACTGGGGCACCTGGACCGGCTGCTGCGTGCATGCGTGGCGGGCGGCCTGCACCCCGCCGAGGCCGTGGCGCTCGTGACCTGCAACCCCGCCGAATACTGGGGCCTGCACGACCTGGGATTAGTAGCGCCCGGCTATCACGCGGACTTCGTCCTCCTGCGCGACCTGGAGGGCTTCGAGGTGCTGGAAACGTTCGTGAGCGGCGTGGAGGCGCGGCGCGGCCAGACGACACCACCGCTTTCGGGGGGAGACGTCCGTCTGGAACCGGGTTGGGACGCCGCCACCTTTGACGTCCCCGCCCACTGGCCCGTCATGGCCGTGCGGCCCGACCAGATCACGACCGGGGTGGGGGCACCGGGAACGGGCGACGCGCGGCTCGTTGTTGCGGACCGTTACGGGCGGGGGGAGGTCGCCGCTTGCTGGACCTCGGGGACCGGGCTCACGGGGGGCGCGCTGGCGATCAGCGTCCTGCATGACGCTCACCACGTCGCGGTGCTGGGGGGCAGTGATGCCGATGTGCGAGTGGCAGGGCGGGCGCTGGAGAACCTGGGCGGCGGCGTGGTCGTCGTGGCGGGGGGAGAGGTGCGCGCCAGCCTGCCCCTCCCCTACGCGGGCCTGATGAGCGACCTGCCGCCGCACGAGGCCGCCGCCCGCCTCGCCGAAGTTACAGCGGCGGCGCGGGCGCTGGGCTGCACCCTCCCCTACCCGGTTACCACCCTGAGTTTCCTGGGCCTGAGCGTGATTCCGGCCCTCAAGCTTACGCCGCGCGGCCTGCTGGACGTAACGGCCTGGCGCCTCCTCCCGCGCGAGCCGGAGCCTCAGCCCGTCGCCGCCGGGACCGGGCCATGA
- a CDS encoding peptidase C39 family protein produces MRAALLTALLLGSGAEALTMTYPNSTTVIHERAGDWAGAELRGVEVRGDALALAPGAASGTLTGKALKVAAFDELVPSWNAVTPGAGSVTVEVRAQTPSGWSRWFSFGTWQSGEGRTSLNGQRDGAGQMLTDTLRLTAKATAYQYRVTLRGAGTGVRLLAFNTSDRTRRTEGLGQSGDRQTWGRIVDVPKRSQMLYPDGGEVWCSPTSVSMILAGHGVNVTVPQAARGTFDRAYNGTGNWPFNAAYAGSLGMRAFVTRLPSLAEAERYTAAGVPLAVSLGWKKGELPGAPIGSSDGHLMVLVGFDAAGNPVLNDPAAPTDAGVRRTYPRAAFERLWLTHSGGLSYVIAPQGTRLP; encoded by the coding sequence ATGCGTGCCGCTCTGCTCACGGCGCTGCTCCTCGGAAGCGGCGCGGAGGCCCTGACCATGACATATCCCAATTCGACAACGGTGATCCACGAGCGCGCGGGCGACTGGGCGGGCGCCGAACTGCGGGGCGTGGAGGTGCGCGGGGACGCCCTGGCCCTCGCACCGGGAGCCGCTTCAGGCACACTGACGGGCAAGGCCCTCAAGGTCGCCGCCTTCGATGAACTCGTGCCGTCGTGGAACGCCGTGACGCCCGGAGCAGGGAGCGTGACGGTGGAGGTCCGCGCGCAGACCCCCTCCGGCTGGAGCCGCTGGTTCTCCTTCGGGACGTGGCAGAGCGGCGAGGGGCGCACCAGCCTGAACGGGCAGCGGGACGGGGCGGGGCAGATGCTGACGGACACGCTGCGCCTGACGGCGAAGGCGACCGCGTATCAGTACCGGGTCACGCTGCGCGGCGCGGGAACGGGCGTGCGCCTGCTCGCCTTCAACACCTCCGACCGCACGCGGCGTACGGAGGGGCTGGGGCAGTCGGGCGACCGTCAGACCTGGGGCCGGATCGTGGACGTGCCGAAACGCTCGCAGATGCTCTACCCGGACGGCGGCGAGGTCTGGTGCAGCCCCACCAGCGTGTCCATGATTCTGGCCGGGCATGGGGTGAACGTGACGGTGCCGCAGGCCGCACGGGGCACCTTCGACCGTGCCTACAACGGTACTGGCAACTGGCCCTTCAACGCCGCCTACGCGGGCTCGCTGGGGATGCGGGCCTTCGTCACCCGGCTCCCCAGCCTGGCGGAGGCCGAGCGGTACACGGCGGCGGGGGTGCCCCTCGCCGTCAGCCTGGGGTGGAAGAAGGGCGAGTTGCCCGGCGCCCCCATCGGCTCCAGCGACGGTCACCTGATGGTCCTGGTGGGCTTCGACGCGGCGGGCAATCCGGTCCTGAATGACCCCGCCGCCCCCACCGACGCGGGCGTGCGCCGCACCTACCCCCGCGCGGCCTTCGAGCGGCTGTGGCTGACGCACAGCGGGGGGCTGAGCTACGTGATCGCGCCGCAGGGGACGAGGTTGCCCTGA
- a CDS encoding 2Fe-2S iron-sulfur cluster-binding protein: protein MTQNTVDITVEGYGVVTAREGERLVLALERGGVDILHRCGGQARCTTCRVSFQEGEPDRMTVAEYTKLEEKGLLGQARLSCQIECEDSMALTPLQTVKLTGLEPGKAPADHIEPEPEWTTRPGASTEG, encoded by the coding sequence ATGACGCAGAACACGGTCGACATCACGGTCGAGGGGTACGGGGTCGTCACGGCGCGGGAGGGCGAGCGGCTGGTGCTGGCGCTGGAACGGGGCGGCGTGGACATCCTCCACCGCTGCGGCGGCCAGGCCCGCTGCACGACCTGCCGCGTGAGCTTCCAGGAGGGCGAACCGGACCGCATGACGGTCGCCGAATACACCAAGCTGGAGGAAAAGGGCCTGCTGGGCCAGGCGCGGCTCTCCTGCCAGATCGAGTGCGAGGACAGCATGGCCCTGACGCCCCTCCAGACGGTGAAGCTTACCGGCCTGGAACCCGGCAAAGCCCCTGCCGACCATATCGAACCCGAGCCCGAATGGACCACCCGCCCCGGAGCCTCGACCGAGGGGTGA
- the rraA gene encoding ribonuclease E activity regulator RraA: MSEVSPSGPAFTATADLSDAHPDAAVLAPIFRGYGGRPRFHGPAATVRVQDDNALVRAMLEEPGGGRVLVVDNGGSLNCALVGGILAQIAVRSGWAGVIVNGCVRDTAELADCDLGIRALATHPRRSGKRGPGERDVPLTLAGATIRPGDQVHADEDGVVVLPARH; this comes from the coding sequence ATGAGTGAAGTTTCCCCATCTGGCCCAGCCTTCACGGCTACCGCCGACCTCAGTGACGCGCACCCCGACGCCGCTGTCCTGGCGCCGATCTTCCGTGGCTACGGGGGTCGCCCGCGCTTTCATGGTCCCGCCGCGACCGTGCGCGTTCAGGATGACAATGCTCTGGTCCGCGCCATGCTGGAGGAGCCCGGAGGGGGCCGCGTGCTGGTCGTGGACAACGGCGGCAGCCTAAACTGCGCGCTGGTGGGCGGGATACTCGCCCAGATCGCGGTGCGGAGCGGCTGGGCAGGTGTCATCGTGAACGGTTGCGTGCGCGACACCGCCGAGCTGGCCGACTGCGACCTCGGCATCCGGGCGCTCGCCACCCACCCCCGCCGCAGTGGGAAGCGCGGGCCAGGCGAGCGGGATGTGCCCCTCACCCTCGCGGGCGCAACCATTCGTCCGGGCGACCAGGTGCATGCGGACGAGGACGGGGTGGTCGTCCTCCCCGCCCGGCACTGA
- a CDS encoding Zn-finger containing protein, which translates to MPFPTTCPTCGREVPVEFADSAIHDVTCPQCGTRYVVFVRKHKFEVLFDLGTRALMDGYAREAVASFAAALERFFEFYVRSFALERAAGTDGDFGGALAALEGTWRHVASQSERQVGMFALAYLLREGREPEFLTAKALGADFRNRVIHRGYLPRREEVDAYAARVFALIDRLLGELGQGAAHAELAQEQAFAAHLASLPEGVTAVFEEHPGMFRARRFGTAAPQKSAVNVSAAPPLNDVQVFAQALAERGPGLNVFKRR; encoded by the coding sequence ATGCCCTTCCCCACCACCTGCCCCACCTGTGGCCGCGAGGTGCCGGTGGAGTTCGCCGACAGCGCGATCCACGACGTGACCTGCCCGCAATGCGGCACGCGCTACGTGGTCTTCGTCCGTAAGCACAAGTTTGAGGTGCTGTTCGACCTGGGCACGCGGGCGCTGATGGACGGCTACGCGCGGGAGGCGGTGGCAAGCTTCGCGGCGGCGCTGGAGCGCTTTTTCGAGTTCTACGTCCGCTCTTTTGCGCTGGAGCGGGCGGCGGGGACGGACGGGGACTTCGGGGGGGCGCTCGCCGCGCTGGAGGGCACCTGGCGCCACGTGGCGAGCCAGTCCGAGCGGCAGGTGGGCATGTTTGCCCTCGCCTACCTGCTGCGCGAGGGCCGCGAGCCCGAATTCCTGACGGCGAAGGCGCTGGGGGCCGACTTTCGCAACCGGGTGATCCACCGCGGGTATCTGCCGCGCCGGGAGGAGGTGGACGCCTACGCGGCGCGGGTCTTCGCCCTGATCGACCGGCTGCTGGGCGAGCTGGGACAGGGGGCCGCCCACGCCGAACTCGCGCAGGAGCAGGCCTTCGCCGCCCACCTGGCGAGCCTGCCCGAAGGGGTGACGGCGGTGTTCGAGGAGCATCCGGGCATGTTCCGCGCCCGCCGGTTCGGGACGGCTGCCCCGCAAAAAAGTGCTGTCAACGTGAGCGCCGCTCCCCCCCTGAACGACGTCCAGGTCTTCGCGCAGGCGCTGGCCGAGCGGGGGCCGGGGCTGAACGTGTTCAAGCGGCGGTAG
- a CDS encoding alpha/beta fold hydrolase, whose product MLTHHQAVVNGVRLHYVAAGPEDGPPVILLHGFPEFWRAWERQIEPLARAGFRVIAPDLRGYNLSEKPTGIDAYRVGVLQEDVAALIRALGYERARVVGHDWGGIIAWALAIRQPEVVERLVILNAPHPARIRQVARKPAQWRRSWYIFFFQLPWLPERFLHRFGQWALHGTNPRAYTDEDRRLYREAWDQPGAATGMINYYRALRRSGGGQGGLREATVRAPTLVLWGQRDVALLPELADGLDRWVPDLRVVRFPWASHWIMRDEPVRVNNLLIDFLSNSPA is encoded by the coding sequence ATGCTGACCCACCATCAGGCGGTCGTGAACGGCGTGCGGCTCCACTACGTCGCGGCGGGGCCGGAGGACGGACCTCCCGTGATCCTCTTGCACGGCTTTCCGGAGTTCTGGCGAGCGTGGGAGAGACAGATAGAGCCCCTGGCCCGCGCGGGCTTCCGGGTCATCGCCCCCGACCTGCGCGGCTACAACCTCAGCGAGAAGCCGACGGGCATCGATGCCTACCGGGTGGGCGTCTTGCAGGAGGATGTGGCGGCCCTCATCCGCGCGCTGGGGTACGAGCGGGCGCGGGTGGTGGGGCACGACTGGGGCGGCATCATCGCCTGGGCGCTGGCGATCCGGCAGCCGGAGGTCGTGGAGCGCCTGGTCATCCTGAACGCCCCGCACCCGGCCAGAATCCGGCAGGTCGCGCGCAAGCCCGCCCAGTGGCGGCGCTCGTGGTACATCTTCTTCTTCCAGCTTCCCTGGCTGCCCGAGCGCTTTCTGCACCGCTTCGGCCAGTGGGCGCTGCACGGCACGAATCCGCGGGCGTACACCGACGAGGACCGGCGGCTCTACCGCGAGGCCTGGGACCAGCCGGGGGCCGCGACCGGGATGATCAATTACTACCGGGCGCTGCGGCGTTCGGGTGGGGGGCAAGGTGGCCTCCGGGAGGCCACGGTCCGCGCCCCCACCCTGGTCCTCTGGGGCCAGCGCGACGTGGCACTGCTCCCCGAACTCGCCGACGGGCTGGACCGCTGGGTGCCGGACCTGCGGGTCGTCCGCTTCCCCTGGGCGAGCCACTGGATCATGCGCGACGAGCCGGTGAGGGTGAACAACCTGCTGATCGATTTTCTTTCGAATTCGCCTGCCTGA